Proteins encoded by one window of Cloeon dipterum chromosome 4, ieCloDipt1.1, whole genome shotgun sequence:
- the LOC135944517 gene encoding uncharacterized protein LOC135944517 codes for MPLFHPAADGRTAKEAMRDHSHRSPFAADHTASLLRHADLLSSHPNTFIPVLKNPCFKLDNSARESDWKVPTQHHDRPRQISSLFSSRQGEALDRAVAKSAATEREQAAVEKMSQSEMREFCASPNDDKTVLDKVDRALEVGDISEFYDLLNSNNSFNPVEVLRLICSKDNVKEETRCRFASMLLFKHDAHGSAEPFPVHKAAAKGLCRLLAVLVNHPEHPADATVLSRNGETAIHAAVRAASLRKREGDTSVSEEAVLRCIKILASKNCDIHARDNISDKFTAVHFAALHKLWILVDYFLSQNVNIDIEIGNTTAREMIKNFDYRWVVYYDGCSETGEDSREKLVSTIEKSSLTTKDKEEYFEKWLENNEYEDLKVNEPFKGRYTLLECAIKNRLPEMARALIKGGADPNPALFTSVAAGEQYINLLKESETKLDLSKMVQGKCKQTVLHKAALSSSPSVNVVQHLLQEGELQVKNFREWVNARDFKGWTALHYAAKRHLNDVVTVLLRYKANIFVVDDFDQPAFYHMRPELIEEHLNDHIRLSESSLMDDDCGVVFDFNFLNIPRERVDNRMTPHKNNRDSYLAVEKDDQKLVAGPVVTTNRSLRPEVEPLRMMANSRNHKKLLQHPIIRAFLRMKWHRLYWFYWLNCGFYLAFTAFFFLFVFSIDLKSINEEGVLTSAVNSSGNGTYLNLIQEHHDFLWAATMSLTLLLALRELSQLLFLTRKYIFKLENWLECLIIVLTFCLLMAPFSKAMAAVLSLLVSLEMVLLMSRHPQLATYIHMFLQVALNFIKFLLWYLFLIVAFGFSFYIIFPTCQKSEEEDCKNFFNTIPYSIFKTIVMISGEYESGDLEFDHVSVASHLIFIAFLFFISIVMVNLLNGLAVSDTQQIKNEAELIFCTAQAKFFADIESTLLVTCREDGCCPSAFRSLARWMSEKILLINNLLAEYDNKVTVLLNKNNEVVPDVRFCGENDCMLCCCAWNILPFSLRRICNSFNTIVSDALEVINRKEESDKMDQMLERLERLEKLFMAKQLADQ; via the exons ATGCCCCTATTTCATCCCGCGGCTGATGGCAGGACGGCAAAAGAGGCGATGCGAGATCATTCGCACCGCTCCCCTTTCGCCGCTGACCACACAGCATCGCTGTTGCGTCACGCGGATCTCCTCTCATCCCATCCAAATACATTCATACCAGTGTTAAAAAACCCATGCTTTAAACTTGACAACAGTGCGCGCGAGTCTGACTGGAAGGTGCCCACTCAGCATCACGACCGCCCCAGACAGATCAGTTCACTGTTTTCCAGCAGACAAGGCGAGGCACTCGACAGGGCTGTCGCGAAGT cGGCGGCTACAGAAAGAGAGCAGGCTGCTGTGGAAAAAATGTCACAGAGCGAAATGCGAGAGTTTTGTGCCAGCCCCAACGATGACAAAACAGTGCTCGACAAAGTTGACAGGGCCTTGGAAGTTGGTGACATTTCCGAATTTTACGACCTTCTCAACAGCAACAATAGCTTTAACCCTGTCGAGGTTCTCCGGTTAATTTGCAGCAAGGATAACGTTAAG gAAGAGACGCGATGTCGTTTCGCCAGCATGTTGCTGTTCAAACACGACGCTCACGGCAGCGCGGAACCCTTCCCGGTTCACAAAGCGGCTGCAAAAGGCCTATGCCGGCTACTTgcagttttggtcaaccaccCTGAGCACCCTGCAGACGCAACAGTACTCTCACGAAACGGCGAAACGGCCATCCACGCTGCGGTGCGAGCGGCATCGTTGAGGAAGAGAGAAGGGGACACCAGTGTCTCGGAAGAGGCTGTCTTGCGGTGCATCAAAATTCTGGCCTCAAAAAACTGCGACATCCACGCCAGGGACAACATCTCCGACAAGTTTACTGCCGTCCACTTCGCAGCCCTACACAAATTGTGGATCCTGGTCGACTACTTCCTCAGCCAAAATGTTAACATCGACATCGAAATCGGCAACACCACCGCTAGGgagatgattaaaaattttgactatAGGTGGGTCGTTTATTACGACGGTTGTTCAGAAACGGGAGAAGATTCGCGAGAGAAACTGGTCTCGACCATCGAAAAGTCGTCCCTGACAACCAAAGATAAAGAGGAATATTTCGAAAAGTGGCTGGAGAACAACGAGTACGAGGATCTAAAAGTGAATGAGCCTTTCAAGGGCAGATACACTTTGCTCGAGTGCGCCATCAAGAACCGTCTGCCAGAAATGGCTCGCGCTCTAATTAAGGGAGGAGCCGACCCAAATCCAGCCCTGTTCACGTCGGTTGCAGCTGGAGAGCAGTATATTAACCTGCTGAAGGAGTCTGAAACCAAACTAGACCTCTCGAAAATGGTCCaaggaaaatgcaaacaaaccgTCCTCCACAAAGCAGCGCTTTCAAGCAGCCCCAGCGTCAACGTGGTCCAGCACCTGTTGCAAGAGGGCGAGCTGCAGGTGAAAAACTTCCGTGAGTGGGTCAACGCCAGGGACTTTAAAGGCTGGACGGCTCTACACTACGCTGCCAAACGCCACCTGAACGACGTGGTCACCGTCCTTTTGCGGTACAAAGCCAATATCTTTGTTGTCGACGACTTCGACCAACCTGCCTTTTACCACATGCGGCCTGAGCTCATCGAGGAGCATCTCAATGATCACATCCGCTTGAGCGAGTCTTCATTGATGGATGACGACTGCGGCGTCGTTTTCGATTTCAACTTCCTGAATATTCCACGAGAGAGAGTAGACAATAGAATGACCCCTCACAAGAACAACAGAGACAGCTACCTGGCGGTTGAAAAGGATGATCAAAAGCTTGTCGCAGGCCCCGTTGTCACGACCAACAGGAGCCTTCGCCCCGAAGTGGAGCCTCTGAGGATGATGGCCAACTCGCGCAATCACAAAAAACTGCTGCAACACCCCATCATCAGGGCCTTTTTGCGCATGAAATGGCACCGCCTGTATTGGTTCTATTGGTTGAATTGTGGCTTCTATCTGGCGTTCACAGCTTTTTTCTTCCTGTTCGTCTTCAGCATCGACCTCAAAAGCATCAATGAAGAGGGCGTGTTAACGTCTGCGGTCAACTCAAGTGGAAACGGAACATACTTAAATCTCATTCAAGAGCACCACGACTTTCTATGGGCGGCGACCATGTCGTTGACCCTGCTGCTGGCCCTGAGAGAACTGTCGCAACTTCTATTTCTAAcgaggaaatatattttcaagctGGAGAATTGGCTGGAGTGCCTTATCATAGTTTTAACCTTTTGTCTCCTGATGGCACCGTTCAGCAAGGCCATGGCCGCTGTACTTTCGCTGTTGGTTTCCTTGGAGATGGTTCTCCTAATGAGTCGGCACCCTCAACTCGCCACCTATATCCACATGTTTTTGCAAGTGGCGCTGAACTTCATAAAATTCCTACTCTGGTACTTATTTCTCATCGTAGCGTTTGGCTTCTCATTCTACATAATCTTCCCCACGTGCCAGAAGAGCGAGGAAGAGGATTGCAAGAACTTTTTCAACACGATTCCCTACTCCATTTTCAAAACGATCGTAATGATATCAGGCGAATACGAATCTGGCGACCTAGAGTTCGACCACGTGTCCGTTGCCAGCCACCTAATTTTCATCGCATTCCTCTTTTTCATCTCAATTGTGATGGTGAACCTTCTTAACGGCTTGGCCGTCAGTGACacgcaacaaataaaaaatgaagctgAGCTCATTTTCTGCACTGCGCAAGCTAAATTCTTTGCCGACATAGAATCAACCCTTCTAGTGACCTGTCGAGAGGATGGCTGTTGCCCTTCAGCTTTCAGGTCGCTTGCCAGGTGGATGAGCGAGAAGATATTGCtgattaacaatttattgGCAGAGTACGACAACAAGGTAACCGTGTTGCTGAACAAAAACAATGAAGTGGTCCCTGATGTGAGATTTTGTGGAGAAAATGATTGCATGTTGTGCTGCTGTGCGTGGAACATTTTACCTTTTAGCCTACGCAGAATATGCAACTCATTCAACACGATTGTAAGTGATGCGTTGGAGGTTATCAACAGAAAAGAGGAAAGTGATAAGATGGACCAAATGCTAGAACGATTAGAGCGACTAGAGAAACTTTTTATGGCCAAACAACTTGCAGACCAGTGA